Proteins found in one Mucilaginibacter terrenus genomic segment:
- a CDS encoding (2Fe-2S) ferredoxin domain-containing protein produces MSKFPIPDKVLYVCTGSKCAKRGGKDMFKTAKKFAKYQGQDMEVIRIECTDRCDWAPVCSISPGNIWLKEYSEKDVLKLLES; encoded by the coding sequence ATGAGCAAGTTCCCTATACCCGATAAAGTTTTATATGTGTGTACCGGCAGTAAATGCGCTAAACGCGGTGGTAAAGACATGTTTAAAACTGCAAAGAAGTTTGCCAAATACCAAGGGCAGGATATGGAAGTAATACGTATAGAATGCACAGACCGGTGCGATTGGGCACCGGTCTGTAGTATATCTCCAGGTAATATCTGGTTAAAAGAATATTCCGAAAAGGATGTTCTAAAGCTATTAGAGAGCTAA
- a CDS encoding thermonuclease family protein — protein MLKKAFISCLFLVLLITACNRREETLYKVVKIKDGDTMELLSPDHQNITVRLAEIDCPEKSQAFGQAAKQFTSDLCFGKYVKLVENNKDRYGRTVGQVLLEDGTNVNYSIVKNGYAWQYRAYSKDMELAMLEQSARQNRLGLWQDANPTPPWNFRRNEKAVRKDTTDPNTRPKRHYKKRRKHYQPQPAL, from the coding sequence ATGCTTAAGAAAGCCTTCATTTCCTGCCTTTTTCTTGTTTTGCTAATTACAGCCTGCAACCGGCGGGAGGAAACACTTTATAAAGTAGTTAAGATAAAAGACGGTGATACAATGGAGCTGCTGTCTCCCGACCATCAGAACATAACCGTACGGCTAGCAGAAATAGATTGCCCCGAAAAAAGCCAGGCATTTGGCCAGGCGGCAAAGCAATTCACTTCCGATCTTTGCTTTGGAAAGTACGTCAAACTCGTCGAGAACAACAAAGATCGTTACGGTCGTACCGTAGGGCAAGTGTTGTTGGAAGATGGAACAAACGTTAACTATTCCATTGTGAAGAATGGTTATGCCTGGCAGTACCGTGCGTACTCTAAAGATATGGAGCTTGCCATGTTAGAACAGTCTGCCCGGCAAAACCGCCTAGGCCTGTGGCAGGACGCTAATCCTACCCCGCCATGGAACTTTCGTAGAAATGAGAAAGCGGTGCGCAAAGACACAACAGACCCAAACACAAGACCTAAACGGCATTACAAAAAACGCCGAAAACATTACCAGCCTCAGCCTGCTTTATAA
- a CDS encoding penicillin acylase family protein produces the protein MKIFKAVFSCIITVALIWALQHKFGDVPPIGNFLNPGSGFWANAESKNTDDSEELKLKELQRQVTINFDENRIPHVFATNDHDLYFVQGYLTARDRLWQLDIQTRSASGRLSEVVGPKALEVDRYHRRMGMVYGAEHAVDAMMKDPVISKVITAYTDGINAYVHSLSPKNYPIEYKLLDYKPEDWKPINCAFLLKLMSETLAGGTNELAMTNVLNKFGAKITNDLFPDYPMHESPIIPVGTKWDFKPLPVPQVPPTFKAQMLAGMRVKEKVEGIGSNNWAISGSKTASGYPILANDPHLNLTFPSIWYQMQLSAPGINVYGATLPGAPGVIIGYNQKISWGVTNVDADILDWYQLRFKDESRSEYWYNNKWSKVTHRIEVIKVKGQPDVVDTVRYTHFGPVVYDNAAMAKKGRDNIPVGNALRWIAHDESDDLKAFYLLNRGKNYNDYREALTYYAAPAQNFVFASADNDIAITPNGKLPLKYKDQGKFIMDGSDPANEWHGWIPNDQNPTVKNPARGFVSSANQSSTDPTYPYYINWQFAPYERGKRINDRLSVMQKATVDSMRVLQTDTYSIRAQDILPAMLRQLDITKLDANQLKAYNILKSWNKFFDVGSEGASLFSIWWTKFYSETWGDSFGGVMQLPSMDKTEELLIKSPNSVWFDDTRTPIKENAADLLSRTFNTTVNELLKQHGAPGSWQWGKVKHFEVSHLANLPGFGSGNFAIGGTGSTVNALTEGHGPSWRMVVQMGPEVKGYGIIPGGQSGNPGSFYYDDMLQTWKDGKLNELLFLQSPKQKSSRIKSTLILKK, from the coding sequence ATGAAGATATTTAAGGCCGTATTTTCCTGCATAATTACAGTTGCGCTAATATGGGCACTACAGCATAAGTTTGGTGATGTGCCACCTATTGGGAACTTTTTAAACCCAGGCAGCGGTTTTTGGGCAAATGCTGAAAGTAAAAACACAGATGATTCTGAAGAGCTAAAGTTGAAAGAACTGCAGCGGCAGGTAACCATAAACTTTGACGAAAACCGCATTCCACACGTTTTTGCTACTAACGATCACGACCTTTATTTTGTGCAGGGTTACTTAACCGCTCGAGACAGATTGTGGCAACTGGATATACAAACCCGCAGTGCGTCTGGCCGACTGTCTGAGGTAGTAGGGCCAAAAGCACTGGAGGTGGACAGATACCACCGGCGCATGGGAATGGTATATGGTGCAGAGCACGCCGTTGACGCCATGATGAAAGATCCGGTGATTAGTAAAGTTATAACAGCTTACACCGACGGCATAAACGCTTACGTGCACAGTTTGTCTCCTAAGAACTACCCAATAGAATACAAGCTTCTTGATTATAAGCCCGAGGATTGGAAGCCGATAAACTGTGCATTTTTGCTCAAGCTGATGTCTGAAACACTGGCAGGCGGCACTAACGAGCTTGCGATGACTAACGTGCTGAATAAGTTCGGCGCTAAAATAACCAACGATCTTTTTCCTGATTATCCAATGCATGAAAGTCCAATAATACCTGTAGGTACAAAGTGGGACTTTAAACCGTTGCCAGTGCCACAAGTTCCGCCCACCTTTAAGGCTCAAATGCTTGCCGGTATGCGCGTAAAGGAAAAGGTAGAAGGAATTGGCAGTAATAATTGGGCTATCAGTGGCAGCAAAACTGCTTCCGGCTATCCCATTCTTGCAAATGACCCGCATCTTAATTTAACCTTTCCATCTATATGGTACCAAATGCAGCTATCTGCACCAGGTATAAACGTGTACGGAGCTACCCTGCCAGGCGCACCGGGAGTTATTATCGGCTACAATCAAAAAATAAGCTGGGGGGTGACTAATGTAGATGCTGATATATTGGACTGGTACCAGCTTAGGTTTAAAGATGAATCGCGTAGCGAATACTGGTATAACAACAAATGGAGTAAAGTTACCCACAGGATAGAAGTTATCAAAGTAAAAGGTCAGCCTGATGTAGTTGACACTGTACGCTATACCCACTTCGGGCCCGTTGTTTACGATAATGCGGCAATGGCAAAAAAAGGGCGTGACAACATCCCGGTTGGCAATGCGTTGCGTTGGATAGCTCACGACGAGTCGGATGATCTTAAAGCTTTTTACCTGCTGAACCGGGGCAAGAACTATAATGACTATCGCGAAGCGCTGACTTACTATGCGGCACCTGCACAAAATTTTGTATTTGCTTCTGCCGATAACGACATAGCTATCACTCCGAACGGAAAACTACCGTTGAAGTATAAAGACCAGGGCAAGTTTATAATGGACGGTAGTGACCCGGCTAATGAATGGCACGGCTGGATACCCAATGATCAAAACCCTACTGTAAAGAACCCGGCAAGGGGCTTTGTAAGTTCGGCCAACCAATCCTCGACTGACCCTACTTATCCATATTACATCAACTGGCAGTTTGCACCTTACGAACGTGGCAAGCGCATCAACGACCGTCTTAGTGTTATGCAGAAAGCTACCGTAGACAGCATGCGGGTACTTCAAACAGATACCTATAGCATACGTGCACAGGATATACTTCCTGCCATGTTACGGCAGCTTGATATAACAAAGCTTGACGCCAACCAACTTAAAGCTTACAATATTTTAAAAAGCTGGAATAAGTTTTTTGACGTTGGATCAGAAGGTGCATCATTATTTTCTATTTGGTGGACAAAGTTTTACTCAGAAACATGGGGCGATAGCTTTGGAGGCGTTATGCAACTACCTTCTATGGACAAAACTGAAGAGCTGCTGATAAAGTCACCTAATTCCGTTTGGTTTGATGATACCAGAACACCCATAAAAGAGAATGCGGCCGATCTTCTAAGCCGCACCTTCAACACAACGGTTAACGAACTGCTGAAGCAACATGGTGCACCGGGTAGTTGGCAGTGGGGCAAAGTTAAACACTTTGAAGTAAGCCATTTAGCTAATCTGCCCGGCTTTGGCTCCGGTAATTTCGCTATTGGTGGCACCGGCTCTACCGTAAATGCGTTAACAGAAGGGCACGGCCCATCCTGGCGTATGGTTGTACAAATGGGGCCGGAAGTAAAGGGTTACGGTATTATACCAGGCGGACAATCGGGTAATCCTGGTAGCTTTTACTATGACGATATGCTGCAAACCTGGAAGGATGGAAAACTAAATGAATTGCTTTTCCTGCAGTCTCCTAAACAAAAATCATCACGTATCAAATCTACTTTAATCTTAAAAAAATAG
- a CDS encoding lipid-binding SYLF domain-containing protein: protein MKITKFLSLTFLFSAFIILTSAKSADEKGIEKLHDATNVLKQFGKMKESIPRQLLEEYEGIVIIPKLINAGFGIGGKRGNGVAMVKLPDGKWSDPVFVTLTGGSIGFQIGVQSVDLVLVFRNKGVLTKVKNGDFTIGGDISAAAGPVGRSSTASTDYKLQAEVYSYSRSKGLFAGVSVNGSNLAINKSANSKFYGEGTTSGAIFERSTSNVPAVLQLKETLTAF, encoded by the coding sequence ATGAAGATTACCAAATTTTTAAGCTTAACATTTCTGTTTAGCGCATTTATAATATTAACCTCGGCAAAATCTGCAGACGAGAAAGGCATCGAAAAATTGCACGATGCAACCAATGTTCTTAAACAATTTGGCAAAATGAAGGAGAGCATTCCCCGCCAGTTACTAGAGGAGTATGAGGGTATTGTTATTATCCCGAAACTAATTAATGCAGGCTTTGGTATCGGCGGCAAACGAGGTAACGGCGTAGCTATGGTGAAACTACCTGACGGTAAATGGAGCGACCCTGTATTTGTCACGTTAACTGGTGGTAGTATTGGTTTTCAGATAGGTGTACAATCTGTAGACCTCGTGCTTGTTTTCCGTAACAAAGGCGTGCTTACTAAAGTAAAGAACGGCGATTTCACTATCGGTGGAGACATTTCTGCAGCCGCCGGCCCGGTTGGACGCAGCTCCACAGCCAGCACAGATTATAAGCTTCAGGCGGAGGTGTACTCTTACTCCCGGAGCAAAGGCCTTTTCGCAGGCGTGAGCGTGAACGGCTCTAATCTTGCGATAAATAAAAGCGCTAACTCTAAATTTTACGGCGAAGGCACCACATCCGGTGCAATATTCGAAAGATCAACCAGTAACGTACCGGCAGTGTTGCAGTTGAAAGAAACATTAACGGCATTTTAG
- a CDS encoding acyl transferase — translation MIKPTQEQVFSITTQDEFNTVALQVFNYQFTNNAIYNTFVQAIGRSADSVTSVEQIPFVPVEFFKSQRVVTGRDTEELVFTSSGTTGMITSSHLVIDVSWYEESFRRAFKLFYGDVKNYTVLALLPSYLEREGSSLIYMANDLIEQSGNPDSGFFLYDHDKLYSILKKQQADGKPTLLIGVTFALLDFVEQHSINFPELIVMETGGMKGRRKEVIREELHTILCSGFGVKTIHSEYGMTELLSQAYSKGEGVFNCPPWMKIIPRDTNDPLTLIEGEKTGGINIIDLANINSCSFIATQDLGRVYADGSFEVLGRFDNSDIRGCNLMVG, via the coding sequence ATGATAAAGCCCACACAAGAGCAGGTATTCTCTATTACAACTCAGGATGAGTTTAATACTGTTGCGCTGCAGGTGTTTAATTATCAATTTACTAATAATGCTATTTACAACACCTTTGTACAAGCTATTGGCCGAAGCGCAGATAGTGTAACATCTGTTGAACAGATACCTTTTGTGCCGGTAGAGTTTTTCAAATCGCAACGGGTGGTTACGGGAAGGGATACAGAAGAACTGGTGTTTACCAGTTCCGGAACTACCGGTATGATTACCAGCAGCCACTTGGTAATTGATGTAAGCTGGTATGAGGAAAGTTTTCGCAGGGCCTTCAAGTTATTTTATGGTGACGTAAAAAACTACACCGTACTTGCTTTATTGCCTTCATACCTGGAGCGCGAAGGCTCTTCGCTTATTTACATGGCTAACGACCTTATAGAGCAATCAGGCAATCCGGACAGTGGCTTTTTCCTGTATGATCATGATAAGCTTTACAGTATTTTAAAGAAGCAACAAGCAGATGGAAAACCAACTTTGTTAATAGGGGTAACCTTTGCCTTACTTGATTTTGTGGAACAGCATAGCATTAACTTTCCTGAACTCATAGTTATGGAAACAGGCGGAATGAAGGGCAGACGAAAAGAGGTGATCCGTGAAGAACTTCACACAATTCTTTGCAGCGGCTTCGGGGTAAAAACCATACATTCTGAATATGGTATGACCGAGTTGCTTTCTCAGGCATACTCAAAAGGCGAGGGAGTATTCAATTGTCCACCCTGGATGAAGATTATACCCCGTGATACTAACGACCCGTTAACGCTTATTGAAGGTGAAAAAACTGGTGGTATAAATATTATTGACCTGGCCAACATCAACTCTTGCTCATTTATCGCCACGCAGGACTTAGGGCGTGTTTACGCCGATGGTTCTTTTGAAGTATTGGGCCGCTTTGATAATTCTGACATACGTGGTTGTAACTTAATGGTAGGATAA
- a CDS encoding gliding motility-associated C-terminal domain-containing protein, with product MPDPVLPQSFLKKIILIITLLFGFGFSSNGQQFYVATSDLNLMRVTITPNGVLSEAVPSCASGQFFSIAVSGNKLYYNTLYGSLYQADLDNSGFPQARNCTLLPSYSTSSNALTIDKAGAIYFVNGTQLGVITPGSAKEIILGDMPYYSAGDLIFYKDQLYMASDQGIVKIPVNNPAAAEMYIPLPGKAIFGLTTVTDKGALKVYALAGGGSGTDLIELDMENRTVKGTIGSVPFVVYDAASNVESGQASIIEIDAITISRECSVLNKGHAEIVCKPHISQYTYTLNTGESNTTGVFGSLAEGVYHLTITADGGELPVETDFTVQAYPSQTPLLTVEKKNPVCDLTGQIKIDAGARNNEFNVIYNGVTFEMGHTFTGLTAGSYHYTVVTKAGCLVDEKDYALTQDVCPPIDILSVQFAPECDQFGKANVTVVTKDHPDTYTYTLDGVTNATGYFSSVLPGTYNLIITSSGGDKKETMVVVPDFRIVNKPQLVYIIKNAVCTALGQIRFKAAGDIKGAARIKHNGDLYELDEVIRNLLPGVNHFTVLDAKGCILDELDIEILQDSCEPVSFPNTFTPNGDGINDVFRPNQNSNPVYYQLYIYNRQGQQLFRSASVYNGWDGLFNGKAVPAGVYFLVAKYTMCDGKSYFLKSSLTLLK from the coding sequence GTGCCTGATCCTGTACTACCCCAATCCTTCCTCAAGAAAATCATTTTGATTATAACACTGCTGTTCGGCTTTGGTTTCAGCAGCAATGGCCAGCAATTTTACGTCGCTACAAGCGACCTAAATTTGATGCGGGTCACTATTACCCCTAACGGCGTATTGTCTGAAGCCGTACCTTCCTGCGCTAGTGGGCAGTTTTTTTCGATAGCCGTATCCGGCAATAAGCTTTATTATAACACATTGTATGGATCATTATACCAGGCTGATCTGGATAACAGTGGCTTTCCTCAGGCGAGGAATTGTACACTTTTGCCCTCGTATTCTACCAGTTCAAACGCATTGACGATAGATAAAGCGGGTGCAATATATTTTGTAAATGGCACACAACTTGGCGTGATTACTCCGGGCTCCGCTAAGGAAATCATTCTCGGCGACATGCCTTATTATTCTGCAGGAGACCTGATTTTCTACAAAGATCAGCTTTATATGGCGTCAGATCAGGGGATTGTAAAAATCCCGGTAAATAACCCAGCTGCTGCGGAGATGTACATACCTCTACCCGGGAAAGCTATTTTTGGGCTCACTACCGTAACAGACAAAGGCGCACTTAAAGTATACGCGTTAGCTGGCGGAGGAAGCGGCACAGACCTTATAGAGCTGGACATGGAGAACAGAACTGTAAAAGGTACTATAGGATCGGTACCTTTTGTTGTTTATGATGCAGCCAGTAACGTCGAAAGCGGCCAGGCATCCATTATAGAGATTGATGCCATAACTATTTCAAGAGAATGCAGCGTGCTGAACAAAGGACACGCAGAGATCGTTTGTAAACCTCACATCAGCCAGTATACTTATACACTTAACACTGGAGAAAGTAATACAACAGGTGTTTTCGGTTCGCTGGCAGAGGGGGTTTACCATCTAACCATTACAGCGGACGGTGGCGAATTGCCTGTGGAAACTGATTTTACCGTACAAGCCTATCCGTCACAAACACCTTTATTGACGGTAGAAAAAAAGAACCCGGTGTGTGATTTAACAGGGCAAATCAAAATTGACGCCGGTGCAAGAAACAACGAGTTTAACGTTATTTACAATGGAGTTACTTTTGAAATGGGCCACACCTTTACCGGTTTAACGGCAGGCTCTTACCATTATACCGTCGTTACCAAGGCAGGCTGCCTCGTAGACGAAAAAGATTATGCATTAACACAGGATGTTTGCCCGCCAATAGACATTTTATCAGTACAGTTTGCTCCGGAATGCGACCAGTTTGGCAAAGCGAATGTAACAGTAGTCACCAAGGATCATCCGGACACCTATACCTATACATTGGATGGCGTCACAAACGCTACAGGTTATTTCAGCTCCGTTTTGCCGGGTACATACAACCTGATCATAACATCATCAGGAGGCGATAAAAAGGAAACGATGGTCGTTGTTCCTGATTTTAGGATCGTTAACAAGCCGCAGCTGGTTTATATCATTAAGAATGCTGTATGTACCGCTCTTGGTCAGATTCGTTTTAAAGCCGCCGGTGATATAAAGGGAGCAGCAAGAATAAAACATAACGGAGATCTGTATGAGCTTGATGAGGTGATAAGAAATTTATTACCCGGAGTAAATCACTTTACTGTGCTCGATGCTAAAGGCTGTATTTTAGATGAATTAGACATAGAAATATTGCAAGACAGCTGCGAGCCGGTATCATTTCCAAATACTTTTACACCAAACGGCGATGGTATTAACGACGTATTCAGGCCTAACCAAAATAGCAACCCAGTGTATTATCAATTGTACATCTACAACAGGCAAGGCCAGCAACTTTTTAGGTCGGCAAGCGTTTACAACGGGTGGGATGGGCTATTTAATGGTAAAGCTGTGCCCGCAGGAGTTTATTTCCTGGTAGCAAAGTACACCATGTGCGATGGTAAAAGTTATTTCTTAAAAAGCTCCTTAACCCTGTTGAAATGA
- a CDS encoding PH domain-containing protein, producing the protein MIDKFLKEEQDPKAVERIYGRLIDLLTTGEEILYIAVQKKPIVNLFPDCIALTNKRILFFTPANLGLSIKFVDFVWKDIVDVYTKEEIIGAVFSAKTINGAEMGVDYLPKVQARKLYQYAQERKENERELRRQRELEEKRAESGSFDLAHTTSAPYQPTAPIVQPPVAAPDPVVVLTPTPAPVVQEEPKKDELTEKLKRLKTLFENGLISQEEYNSKKLELLSDF; encoded by the coding sequence ATGATTGATAAATTTTTAAAAGAAGAACAAGACCCCAAAGCTGTTGAACGCATTTACGGCCGTTTGATAGACCTGCTTACAACAGGAGAGGAGATATTGTATATAGCAGTGCAAAAAAAGCCAATTGTAAATCTATTCCCGGATTGCATCGCGCTTACCAACAAACGTATACTTTTCTTTACCCCAGCAAACCTCGGTCTGTCTATAAAGTTTGTAGACTTTGTATGGAAAGATATAGTTGATGTTTATACTAAAGAAGAGATAATTGGAGCGGTATTTAGCGCTAAAACAATTAACGGTGCCGAAATGGGTGTAGATTACTTGCCAAAGGTTCAGGCCCGTAAATTATATCAATATGCACAGGAACGCAAGGAGAATGAGCGTGAACTTCGCCGTCAGCGTGAACTGGAAGAAAAGCGTGCCGAATCTGGTTCATTTGATTTAGCACATACTACGTCTGCACCGTACCAGCCAACAGCTCCAATCGTACAGCCGCCTGTAGCCGCGCCAGATCCGGTAGTTGTACTAACACCAACTCCCGCGCCGGTAGTGCAAGAAGAGCCCAAAAAGGATGAGTTGACAGAAAAGCTAAAACGTTTGAAAACGTTGTTCGAGAACGGCTTAATCTCTCAGGAGGAATATAATTCCAAAAAGCTGGAGTTATTAAGCGACTTCTAA
- the tyrS gene encoding tyrosine--tRNA ligase, with protein sequence MNFVEELRWRGMLHDIMPGTEDMLNKGMASGYIGFDPTADSLHVGHLTQIMTLIHFQRAGHKPYALVGGATGMVGDPSGKSSERNLLSEDDLQHNLESVKKQLKLFLNFNTGTNSAEMVNNYDWFKNFNFLDFIRDVGKHITVNYMMAKDSVKNRLNGETGQGMSFTEFSYQLVQGYDFYYLWKNHNCSLQMGGSDQWGNIVTGTELIRRKSTGGEAFALTTQLIKKADGTKFGKSEGGNIWLDAEKTSPYKFYQFWLNTTDNDAKSYIRIFTLFERDTIEAIETEHNAAPHLRVLQKALAKDITIRVHGETEFIKAIKSTEFFFGGTGIEFLNELSHNEVIGLFSGVPNFTVSKDEFAAGINATDLLGVKTTVFPSKTAAKKEIQGGGVSINREKVGTPEDVITTAQLLNNKYLVAQKGKKNYFLIIAE encoded by the coding sequence ATGAATTTTGTAGAAGAACTACGCTGGCGCGGCATGCTGCACGATATAATGCCAGGCACCGAAGATATGTTGAATAAAGGTATGGCTTCGGGCTACATCGGTTTCGATCCAACTGCCGATTCGCTTCACGTGGGCCATCTCACCCAAATAATGACGCTCATCCACTTTCAACGCGCCGGCCACAAACCTTACGCGCTTGTTGGGGGCGCAACCGGGATGGTGGGTGATCCTTCGGGTAAATCTTCCGAGCGCAATCTGTTGTCTGAAGATGACTTGCAGCACAATCTGGAAAGTGTCAAGAAGCAGCTTAAACTCTTTTTGAATTTCAATACCGGCACTAACAGTGCCGAAATGGTAAATAATTACGATTGGTTCAAGAACTTCAATTTCCTGGACTTCATTCGCGACGTGGGTAAACACATCACCGTGAATTACATGATGGCTAAAGATTCGGTAAAGAACCGCTTGAACGGCGAGACTGGTCAAGGGATGTCGTTCACTGAGTTTTCTTACCAGCTAGTACAGGGTTACGATTTTTACTACTTGTGGAAGAACCATAATTGCTCCTTGCAAATGGGTGGTAGCGACCAATGGGGAAATATTGTCACAGGTACCGAACTTATCCGTCGTAAAAGTACGGGCGGTGAAGCTTTCGCTTTAACCACCCAGTTGATAAAAAAAGCGGATGGCACCAAGTTTGGCAAATCTGAAGGCGGCAATATTTGGCTGGATGCTGAAAAGACCTCTCCGTACAAGTTTTACCAGTTTTGGCTAAACACCACCGACAACGATGCCAAAAGCTACATCAGGATATTTACTCTTTTCGAAAGAGACACCATAGAAGCCATTGAAACAGAACATAACGCCGCCCCACACCTGCGAGTATTACAAAAAGCTTTAGCGAAAGACATTACTATACGTGTGCATGGCGAAACAGAGTTTATAAAAGCTATAAAGTCCACCGAGTTTTTCTTTGGCGGCACAGGGATTGAATTTTTAAATGAACTAAGCCATAATGAAGTCATTGGCCTGTTTAGTGGCGTGCCTAATTTCACTGTTAGTAAAGATGAATTTGCAGCTGGCATCAACGCTACCGATTTACTGGGTGTCAAAACCACAGTATTCCCCTCTAAAACTGCAGCCAAGAAAGAAATTCAGGGTGGAGGCGTATCTATTAATCGCGAAAAGGTCGGCACGCCGGAAGATGTAATAACAACCGCACAACTCCTTAACAATAAATATCTGGTAGCACAAAAAGGTAAGAAAAATTACTTTTTGATCATTGCCGAATAA
- the rpsA gene encoding 30S ribosomal protein S1: protein MAKKQEAEKELKAKEAELGTVEATSKETVESEADSISIEEIKSKIAATPSEDFDWDADDKKFGNYSDSDREQLEKMYDGTFSSITKGEIITGTVVNINNKDVVLNIGFKSDGLVSVSEFRDTPDLKIGDTVEVFVESQEDANGQLVLSRKRAKTQKSWERINSALDNDEIITGFVKSRTKGGLIVDIMGVEAFLPGSQIDIKPIRDYDVYVGKTMEFKVVKINHEFKNVVVSHKVLIEDDLENQKTEIVAKLEKGQVLEGTVKNITDFGVFIDLGGVDGLLHITDISWGRIEHPREVLALDQKINVVVLDFDDEKKRIALGLKQLTPHPWQSLSEDIQVGSKVKGKIVTVADYGAFLEIIPGVEGLIHVSEMSWSQNLRNPQEFLKVGDEVEAQVLTLDRDERKMSLGIKQLTPDPWQNAGEKYAIGTKHVATVKNMTNFGVFVELEDGIDGLIHISDLSWSKKVNHPNEFTKVGEKLDVVVLELDIDNRKLSLGHKQLEENPWDTFETIFTIDSIHEGTVLKVTDKGAIVALPYGVEGFAPTKHLVKEDGKSVKAEETAEFKIIEFNKDSKRIVISHSRIWEEARADARMQDFENRKKEAKSAVNAVKKVKDSVEKSTLGDLSVLAQLKEQMEGAESKAAGKKPAAKSETEEEAN, encoded by the coding sequence ATGGCAAAAAAACAAGAAGCAGAAAAAGAATTAAAGGCGAAGGAAGCTGAACTGGGTACAGTTGAAGCAACCTCAAAGGAAACTGTTGAATCAGAAGCTGATTCAATTTCTATTGAAGAGATCAAATCAAAAATTGCGGCTACACCAAGCGAAGATTTCGACTGGGATGCTGACGATAAAAAATTTGGTAACTACAGCGACAGCGACCGTGAGCAATTAGAAAAAATGTATGATGGAACTTTTAGCTCTATTACTAAAGGCGAAATCATCACCGGTACTGTAGTGAACATCAACAACAAAGATGTGGTATTGAACATTGGCTTTAAGTCTGATGGTTTAGTATCAGTTTCTGAATTCCGTGATACACCAGATCTGAAGATCGGTGACACTGTTGAAGTATTTGTAGAGTCGCAGGAAGATGCTAACGGACAGTTGGTGCTTTCACGCAAACGTGCAAAAACTCAAAAATCATGGGAGCGCATTAATTCAGCTCTGGATAACGATGAGATCATTACCGGCTTTGTTAAGAGCCGTACTAAAGGTGGCCTTATTGTTGATATTATGGGCGTTGAAGCCTTCTTACCAGGTTCACAGATCGACATCAAGCCAATCCGTGATTACGATGTGTACGTTGGTAAAACAATGGAATTTAAAGTTGTTAAGATAAACCACGAGTTTAAAAACGTTGTGGTATCGCACAAAGTGCTTATCGAGGACGATCTTGAGAACCAGAAAACAGAAATTGTGGCCAAACTTGAAAAAGGCCAGGTATTGGAAGGTACCGTTAAGAACATTACCGACTTCGGTGTATTCATCGACCTTGGTGGCGTTGACGGCTTACTTCACATTACCGATATATCTTGGGGCCGCATAGAGCATCCACGTGAAGTATTGGCATTAGATCAGAAGATCAACGTTGTTGTTCTTGATTTTGATGACGAGAAAAAACGTATTGCTTTAGGCTTGAAGCAACTTACTCCACACCCTTGGCAGAGCCTTTCTGAAGATATTCAGGTTGGTAGCAAGGTTAAAGGTAAAATTGTTACTGTTGCTGATTACGGCGCGTTCCTTGAAATCATCCCTGGTGTTGAAGGTCTGATCCACGTTTCAGAAATGTCATGGTCACAAAACCTTCGCAATCCACAGGAATTCCTGAAAGTTGGTGACGAAGTGGAGGCTCAGGTATTAACACTTGACCGTGACGAGCGTAAAATGTCATTAGGTATCAAACAGCTTACTCCAGATCCATGGCAGAACGCTGGCGAGAAATACGCTATAGGCACCAAGCACGTTGCTACAGTTAAAAACATGACCAACTTTGGTGTGTTTGTTGAATTAGAAGACGGAATTGATGGTTTGATCCACATTTCTGATCTGTCATGGTCTAAGAAAGTTAACCACCCTAATGAATTCACTAAAGTAGGTGAGAAGTTAGACGTGGTAGTTCTGGAACTTGATATCGACAACCGCAAATTAAGCTTAGGTCACAAACAGCTGGAAGAAAACCCTTGGGATACTTTCGAAACCATCTTCACTATCGATTCGATACATGAAGGTACCGTGTTGAAAGTAACTGACAAAGGTGCTATCGTAGCTTTACCGTACGGTGTTGAAGGCTTTGCGCCAACCAAACACCTGGTTAAAGAGGACGGCAAATCTGTAAAAGCTGAAGAAACTGCTGAGTTCAAGATTATTGAATTTAACAAAGACAGCAAGCGTATAGTTATTTCACACTCACGCATTTGGGAAGAGGCTCGCGCTGATGCCCGTATGCAGGACTTCGAAAACCGTAAGAAAGAAGCAAAATCTGCTGTAAATGCGGTTAAGAAAGTGAAAGATTCGGTTGAGAAATCAACTCTTGGCGACCTTAGCGTGCTTGCTCAGTTAAAAGAGCAGATGGAAGGTGCTGAAAGCAAAGCCGCAGGTAAGAAACCAGCTGCTAAATCAGAAACCGAAGAAGAAGCTAACTAA